A portion of the Hoplias malabaricus isolate fHopMal1 chromosome 1, fHopMal1.hap1, whole genome shotgun sequence genome contains these proteins:
- the abcc13 gene encoding ATP-binding cassette sub-family C member 2, whose translation MKAGVGTDAKGLLLSSPPSPGFSLLYTLWMAFRPSFLKILLMRLSLDLLNLCGLFSLRWALLFCERQPVFGWVWYVYAVVILGSACCCALSEHLLRTWSGKSLASAHTALSAALYRKAMSLSHSPQQQTHWAEPLSQLMVEVDRVAKLVVTLPWLFCFSLRVALSVGILWTELGPAVLVGAALLLFLLPVHSALECHIKGLQCSCLTMQEESKNLIKEMLWQMKLIYLVLCYICGLYLTCTLALKLLAWEVFFQHRVAEAWEQELESLQVLGYLKALSVLSCNCMSFLVCLFSLGVFVLMDDGNVLTPSQVFMCLCLFKMMLPPLLKLHTLCSVYKQTKRSLCCLEEFLTSEDLDPAKESLGSLQEHCDRCNKQHHDTERGPEESHCQKGTGKCLRHYLKAFGWHRVILTLLAQLGVCMVCVAQDGLLCVWTAEAKEVQGLEEWTELRKSRLSVYILLGLLQALLVCWAAYCLNRGSLRAFKSLQCELLSSVLHLPLSVHLTTDRTQLLHIFTQDMHVIEEQLPKNLHTSGVCLLQMIATILLVTFIIPVFSLALCPLTFLFVMVQKHIMSSIFSPVCVTHRSSSHTSENLCLSHSLQALSQNLQVQHNSIDLERCALLRLDLVAAVGLFLMSLVLLDSADLLDSGVIALALAYGFNAQWIGGPRGPPGWPQRGELEFVQYGTEGSPISPPFRGLTFRISKGEKFGIISSEKAEADGLISCLLRAVEASYGSILIDGVNIASVGLQVLRSRLHLIPQEPVLFSGSLRAQVDPFARYSDAQVWQVLELCQLKEKAQQLQGQLLHPLQPSCSSSTHSCFTHGQKRLLCLVRALLGKARVLLVEEALNLDHSESEHLLQTLVLTHLPECTVLWLSQDPSSIMNTDRVLVLDAGLAVGFESPSVLIQQQTLLRQLQGSHRGKV comes from the exons ATGAAGGCTGGTGTTGGCACAGACGCAAAGGGTCTGCTCTTATCTTCCCCGCCCAGTCCTGGCTTCTCCCTCCTCTACACTCTGTGGATGGCATTCCGTCCATCATTCCTCAAGATCCTCCTGATGAGGCTCTCCCTGGACCTGCTCAACCTATGTGGCCTTTTCAGCCTTCG GTGGGCACTCTTGTTCTGTGAGAGGCAGCCTGTTTTTGGATGGGTGTGGTATGTTTATGCTGTGGTCATTCTGGGGTCAGCCTGCTGCTGTGCTCTGTCTGAACACCTGCTGAGGACATGGAGTGGGAAATCTTTGGCCAGTGCTCACACAGCTTTGTCTGCCGCCCTCTACAGGAAG GCAATGTCTCTGTCCCACAGCCCCCAGCAGCAGACACACTGGGCTGAGCCTCTCTCCCAGCTGATGGTAGAAGTCGACAGAGTGGCTAAGCTGGTGGTGACCCTTCcatggctcttttgcttttccctGAGAGTGGCTCTCAGTGTGGGGATCCTCTGGACAGAGCTAGGTCCTGCTGTGCTGGTGGGGGCAGCACTGCTACTTTTCCTCCTTCCTGTCCATTCAGCGCTGGAGTGCCACATTAAAGGGCTGCAG TGCAGTTGTTTGACCATGCAGGAGGAAAGCAAAAACCTAATCAAAGAGATGCTGTGGCAGATGAAGTTGATATATCTGGTCTTGTGCTATATTTGTGGCCTTTATCT TACTTGTACTTTG gcactGAAACTGCTAGCATGGGAGGTTTTCTTCCAGCACAGGGTGGCAGAGGCGTGGGAACAAGAACTGGAGAGTCTTCAAGTTCTGGGATATCTTAAGGCCTTGTCTGTGCTCAGCTGTAATTGCATGTCTTTTCTG GTGTGTCTCTTTAGCCTGGGTGTGTTTGTTCTCATGGATGACGGAAATGTATTGACGCCCTCCCAGGTGTTTATGTGCCTGTGTCTCTTCAAAATGATGCTGCCTCCCTTGCTGAAACTCCACACCTTgtgctctgtttacaaacag ACAAAGAGGTCTCTCTGTTGTCTTGAGGAATTCTTAACCTCGGAAGATCTTGACCCTGCAAAAG AATCCCTGGGCAGTTTGCAGGAGCACTGTGACAg ATGTAATAAGCAGCACCATGATACTGAAAGGGGACCAGAGGAGTCACATTGCCAGAAA GGCACTGGAAAGTGTCTCAGGCACTATCTGAAGGCTTTTGGCTGGCACAGGGTAATTCTGACGCTCCTCGCTCAactgggtgtgtgtatggtgtgtgtggcACAGGAtgggctgctgtgtgtgtggacagcagAGGCAAAAGAGGTGCAGGGGCTGGAGGAGTGGACGGAGCTCAGAAAGTCCCGTCTCTCTGTCTACATACTGCTGGGACTTCTGCAGG CTTTGCTGGTGTGCTGGGCTGCATACTGTCTAAACCGTGGCTCTCTCAGGGCCTTTAAGTCTCTGCAGTGTGAGCTGCTCTCCAGTGTACTTCACCTGCCCCTCAGTGTGCACCTGACCACTGACCGCACTCAGCTACTGCACATCTTCACTCAG GACATGCATGTGATTGAGGAGCAGCTGCCCAAAAACCTGCACACCTCAGGGGTTTGTCTGCTGCAGATGATCGCCACCATATTGCTGGTCACCTTCATCATTCCTGTCTTTAGCCTGGCATTGTGTCCTCTGACCTTCCTATTCGTCATGGTTCAG AAGCATATCATGTCCTCAATcttttctccagtgtgtgtgacaCACAGATCCTCATCTCACACGTCTGAGAATCTCTGCCTGAGCCACTCACTCCAGGCCCTCAGCCAGAACCTACAAGTACAACACAACAGCATTGACTTAGAAAG GTGTGCTTTGCTGCGACTGGATCTTGTTGCTGCAGTTGGTTTGTTCCTCATGAGTCTTGTGTTACTGGACAGTGCAGATTTACTGGACTCTGGCGTCATTGCTTTGGCCCTGGCTTATGGATTCAAT GCTCAATGGATCGGAGGACCCAGAGGCCCACCTGGGTGGCCCCAGAGAGGAGAGCTGGAGTTTGTACAATATGGAACAGAAGGCAGTCCCATCTCACCACCCTTCAGAGGACTTACCTTCAGAATTTCTAAAGGAGAGAAG TTTGGTATTATAAGCAGTGAGAAGGCTGAGGCTGATGGCTTGATTAGCTGTCTGCTCAGAGCAGTGGAGGCCAGTTATGGCTCTATTCTTATTGATGGAGTGAACATAGCCAGCGTGGGACTCCAAGTTCTGCGCAGCCGCCTGCACCTTATCCCTCAG GAGCCTGTGCTTTTCTCTGGTTCTCTGAGGGCTCAGGTGGACCCTTTTGCACGTTATTCCGACGCCCAGGTGTGGCAGGTTCTGGAGCTGTGCCAGCTGAAGGAAAAAGCACAGCAGCTACAGGGCCAATTGCTGCACCCCTTACAGCCCAGCTGCAGCTCCAGCACTCACAG CTGTTTTACCCATGGCCAGAAGAGGCTGCTGTGTTTGGTCAGGGCTCTGCTAGGGAAGGCCAGAGTGCTGCTGGTGGAAGAGGCTCTAAACCTGGACCATTCAGAATCAGAGCATCTGCTTCAGACGTTGGTCCTTACACATCTTCCAGAATGCACTGTGCTGTGGCTGAGTCAGGATCCAAGCAGCATCATGAACACAGACAG GGTGCTGGTTCTGGATGCTGGCCTTGCTGTGGGGTTTGAGTCTCCCTCTGTCCTTATCCAGCAGCAGACGCTGCTCAGACAGTTGCAGGGGTCACACAGAGGCAAAGTTTAA
- the zgc:112408 gene encoding stomatin, producing the protein MTERVRNKVGTEGDVFGDINDDLQSDMGQTKRSVFCGLLLSALSFLLILATFPFSVWSCMKIVKEYERAVIFRLGRLLGGAKGPGIFWILPCVDTFRKVDLRTVSFNIPPQEVLTKDSVTIMVDGVVYYRVFNPTVSITKVEDANLATQMLAQTTLRNMLGTKSLADILRDREEMAEQMEEVIYSASKNWGIKVERVELKDVKLPHTLQRAMAAEAEATREARAKVIAAEGEMKASCALKEAAHVMSESPAALQLRYLQTLAEIATERNSTVVFPIPMDIISTFVKK; encoded by the exons ATGACTGAGAGGGTTCGGAACAAAGTTGGCACAGAGGGAGATGTTTTTGGGGACATTAATGATGACCTTCAATCAG ATATGGGTCAGACGAAGCGTTCTGTTTTCTGTGGGCTTCTCCTCAGcgctctctcttttcttctcatcCTCGCCACATTCCCATTCTCTGTATGGAGCTGCATGAAG ATTGTCAAGGAATATGAGAGAGCAGTGATTTTCCGGTTGGGGCGACTCCTGGGTGGAGCAAAAGGACCTG GTATATTTTGGATCCTTCCATGTGTGGACACCTTTCGGAAAGTCGATCTGAGGACCGTGTCTTTCAACATTCCTCCTCAGG AGGTGCTAACCAAAGACTCAGTTACTATCATGGTGGATGGGGTGGTGTATTATCGAGTTTTTAACCCTACAGTTTCTATAACCAAAGTGGAGGATGCTAATCTGGCCACACAGATGCTGGCACAAACCACTCTTAGAAACATGTTGGGTACCAAGAGCTTGGCAGACATTTTGCGAGACCGCGAGGAGATGGCAGAACAAATGGAG GAAGTGATTTATTCTGCGTCTAAGAACTGGGGCATTAAAGTGGAGCGGGTTGAACTGAAGGACGTTAAATTACCTCACACTCTACAGAGGGCCATGGCTGCTGAGGCCGAGGCCACCAGAGAGGCACGAGCTAAG GTGATTGCAGCTGAGGGAGAGATGAAAGCATCCTGTGCTCTGAAGGAAGCAGCTCATGTGATGTCCGAGTCTCCGGCGGCTCTACAGCTGCGCTACCTACAGACTTTGGCTGAAATTGCCACAGAAAGGAACTCCACCGTTGTCTTCCCCATCCCTATGGACATCATCAGCACTTTTGTAAAGAAGTGA
- the lipib gene encoding lipase member H, with amino-acid sequence MDLRTFLCLVGFFTLCRGQSNECDNFSDLNFHESFIGTNLYVRLLLYTRANLNCGQELPHHNFTKEPLFDVKRPTTFVIHGYRPTGAPPIWINHITRLLAAQADMNIVVVDWNRGAANLNYFTAVTNTRRTAINITGFIERMRDEGASLDSIHLIGVSLGAHVAGFIGAMLGGKVGRITGLDPAGPMFAGVPTDERLDPTDAQFVDVLHTDMNSFGLKGIHGHIDFYANGGLDQPGCPKTIFSGKSYFVCDHQRAVFLYLCALNHTCNITAYPCSSYSDYLNGQCLQCEAFKPASCPVLGYDMSPWKNTLLKLGQTRAYFSTTADLPYRKTSYRVDIVTWNQYLRWGVVVLRLHSGKNVTETRIDHKLLRFEQYTATRMLAQFDEDLYPVQKISLRIITGNVIGPRYKLRLIRIRLTPLDQPDRPLMCRYDTIIEENTEITFKPLPCDESRL; translated from the exons ATGGATCTCAGGACGTTCCTGTGTCTGGTGGGTTTCTTCACACTTTGCAGAG GTCAAAGCAACGAGTGTGACAACTTTTCGGACCTGAACTTCCATGAATCATTCATCGGCACCAATCTCTATGTGCGCCTGCTCCTCTACACTCGTGCAAACCTGAACTGTGGCCAAGAGCTTCCCCACCACAACTTTACCAAGGAGCCTCTGTTTGATGTGAAAAGACCCACTACCTTCGTCATACATGGCTACCGACCCACCGGTGCCCCGCCCATATGGATCAACCACATCACTCGACTGCTGGCAGCACAGGCCGACATGAACATCGTGGTAGTGGACTGGAACCGAGGGGCTGCCAACCTCAACTACTTCACCGCTGTGACCAACACACGCCGCACTGCTATCAACATCACAGGCTTCATTGAGAGGATGAGG GATGAAGGAGCTTCTCTTGACTCGATCCACTTGATAGGAGTCAGCCTCGGGGCACATGTGGCTGGATTTATAGGAGCAATGTTAGGAGGCAAAGTGGGCAGGATCACAG GTCTGGATCCAGCAGGACCAATGTTTGCGGGTGTTCCTACAGATGAGCGTCTGGATCCAACAGACGCTCAGTTTGTGGACGTGCTACATACAGATATGAACT CTTTCGGTCTTAAAGGGATTCACGGACATATTGATTTCTATGCCAATGGTGGACTAGACCAACCTGGCTGCCCTAAGACCATCTTCTCAG GAAAGTCCTACTTCGTTTGTGACCACCAGCGAGCTGTCTTTCTTTATCTGTGTGCTCTGAATCACACCTGCAACATCACTGCTTATCCCTGCTCCTCCTATAGCGACTACCTCAATGGCCAGTGTCTGCAGTGTGAGGCTTTTAAACCAGCTTCATGTCCTGTCCTGG GTTATGACATGAGTCCATGGAAGAACACACTCTTGAAGCTGGGACAGACAAGAGCGTACTTCTCGACCACAGCGGATCTCCCATACAGGA AAACAAGCTACAGAGTTGACATTGTAACCTGGAACCAGTACTTGCGATGGGGGGTGGTTGTCCTTCGTCTGCACAGCGGAAAAAATGTTACAGAGACCAGGATTGATCA TAAACTGCTGCGGTTCGAGCAGTACACAGCCACGCGAATGCTGGCCCAGTTTGATGAGGACTTGTATCCAGTTCAAAAGATATCCTTGCGCATCATCACTGGGAATGTGATTGGACCTCGCTACAAGCTTCGCCTTATCCGCATTCGGCTAACCCCATTGGACCAACCAGACAG GCCACTGATGTGCAGATATGACACCATTATAGAGGAAAATACTGAAATCACCTTCAAGCCACTGCCATGTGATGAATCACGGCTATAA
- the zgc:112982 gene encoding BCLAF1 and THRAP3 family member 3 isoform X4: MEKSKKCQQSGSHLGYSSERQLSLDLVNVGRQRLDFLPMLEHSGTYRESAMHSGTFAQEIITLVHHVKEQYFQSKGITLNERFSSEQHYSLEDNDDFAEEPEELENMDRPLDDSTSDTQIFCKIGSWQVHQSTAQRRQVPAPGDLRHDLERRRQQRLEGVKITIAGGSFSHVASQNQESEPTYIEEDNVLEAGDDFDWSEQVPQQTDQWDSRPHPEMPASNFEARRNYSRFVKRRGQHIRRNPHNGARW; this comes from the exons CCACTTAGGCTATTCTTCAGAAAGACAGCTGTCACTCGACTTGGTCAATGTGGGCCGACAGCGTCTGGATTTTCTGCCCATGCTGGAGCATTCTGGGACCTACAGGGAGTCAGCTATGCATTCTGGGACGTTTGCCCAGGAGATCATTACGCTGGTGCATCATGTCAAAG AACAATATTTCCAGAGTAAAGGCATTACCCTTAATGAACGCTTCTCTAGTGAGCAGCATTATTCCCTTGAGGATAATGATGATTTTGCAGAAGAGCCTGAAGAACTGGAAAACATGGATAG ACCTCTTGATGACTCTACATCAGATACTCAGATTTTCTGCAAGATTGGGTCTTGGCAGGTACATCAGTCCACG GCACAGAGAAGGCAGGTACCAGCCCCTGGTGATCTAAGGCATGATctggagaggaggagacagcAAAGACTGGAGGGAGTGAAAATCACCATTGCTGGAGGGAGCTTTTCTCATGTTGCATCTCAGAA TCAGGAAAGTGAACCGACATATATAGAAGAGGACAACGTGCTTGAGGCTGGAGATGATTTTGACTGGTCAGAGCAGGTCCCTCAGCAGACAGATCAGTGG GACAGCAGACCTCACCCAGAAATGCCTGCATCAAACTTTGAAGCTAGACGAAATTACAGTCGCTTTGTCAAACGTCGTGGACAACACATTAGAAGGAATCCACATAATG gtgccagATGGTGA